A segment of the Streptomyces sp. NBC_01235 genome:
TGGAGGACGCGAAGAACACTTTCTCGGGTTGGGACCGGTCGAAGTGGGCCGGGATGGACCTGACTCAGAAGCGCATGGCCATCGGGCACATCATGCACGCGGCGATCATCCTGCCCTTCCCGGAAGGACGCTCGAAGCGGGCCCCGTTCGACTCCAACCTGATCAAGGTCATCCCTGTAAAGTCAGGTGGTCAGCGAGGCCGAGGGTCGCTCGCAGTTCTCGGTTAGCTTCCTCGGGCAGAGGCAGGATGCCGCCAAGCTCCCACATCAACCAGTCTATATACGTGCCTGACGGGTGGTCTGAAGGCAGCGGAAGGGCCCCTCTATGAGAGAGGGGCCCATTTCTGAAGGAGTCAGCGAGGTTAGGGGAGCATGTCTTTCGAGTACGTCACGAAAGCGGTCCAGGATGCCGACCGTACGCCCAGGACCCCCCTCTCTCGATCTTTGGTGTCCCTGACCATCACTCTCTGTGTGTCGTTGTCGGCCACCTCCACGCAACTGTCGGACTTCGTGTAGCTGCTGGTGCGCCAATTTGGCTCAGTTGTCAAGTCCACCCCTCCTAGTTGGTTGCCATGCGGGCGAAGTGCTGGATCGCGGCCAGCACCAGGTCCCTGGCCGTCTGCCCGTACACCGCAGACCTCCTGTGAGACTCGAAAACTCTCATGTAGATGTCGATCTCTCGTGGCTGAGTCACGACCATCTCTGCGGAGAACGTCTCCAACATGACGCGCTTGTCGTCAAACATCACGAAGCCGTGCCCGATCCACGTGTTGAGCGGCGCAGACCTCGGAACGATGCCCAGGCTGAGCCGCGGAAGCGCCAGAACGGCCAACAGCCGGTCGAGCTGGGCTCTCATGACCTCGGAGCCGCCATGGTTCGAGTAGAGAGCCTGCTCGCCAAGGAGGACGTTGAAGATCCGGTCCCCCTGGTACAGGTACTGCTGTCGTTCGAGCCGCTTCGCCACGGCGGCCTCCATGTCTCCTGGGGTGTCGTACAAACGTGACACCTCGTCGAAGATGGCCTCGGCGTACTCAGCGGTCTGGAGCGTGCCCCAGACGACGTTTGGTTCCCAGATACGGAAGACCTTGGTCTTCCTGTAGAGCGGTAGGGCCTGCTTCTGTCGTCCTTCAGCCCCGGTCTGGAGCAGTCGTCGCCACTCCAACCACAGCTCGTCAATGTGGCGGACTGTCGCGATGAGGTCTTGGACTTCGGCTTCGTGTCCGGTCTTCTCGCACCAGACACGTATGTCGCCCTCAGAAGCGTTCTGCTTGCCGTTCTCGATGCGAGAGACCTTGGATTCCTGCCAACCAGTCGCAGCGGCGAAGGCCCGGCCACTACTGAACCCCGCGTCCTTACGGAATCCACGCAGCCGGGCTCCCAACGCCTCTCGTGTCTCTTGTGCTTGGTTGTTCACGGCTGGATCAGGGCTTGTACTCGGGGTGGGGGATGGCGGACGCCCAGAGCAGATCCCGCACGCGGACGCATTCGGCGACAACGGCGGGGGTGTCGATCAGCTCATTCCCGAGGAATCTTCCTGAGTTGCTGAAGTGCCCCACAGCGATGATCGAGTCATCGAACAGCCACCAGTCACGTCCGTCCGCCGGGAAGTTCAGGTCCTCGGGCAACTGATGCCGCGGAAACCACCTGACGGACTCGCCGGCCTCCTCGTTGACGTGGGCTGTGACGTACTCCCACTGGATGTACGGAGTGTGTGGCTCGGTGACGACCCTCACCCGACGCACGGTCTTGCCCGCGTCGGTGACGCGCCTTACGAGCTGTGTCCACGGCACCATGTACGAGTGGTCCAGAGGCTCGCCACGGAGCCAGCTCGCGTAGGGGCCATCCTCGACCGGAACCGAGTAGTCGTCCCTCAGCTCCAGGTGGAAGGCGCCGTGCGCGCAACTATCAAAGAGCCGGTTGCGCTCGGCGCTGGACGTCAGCTCCACGCGGTTCCTCCAGTAGCGCGGTGATCGCGGCCTTGGGGACCTCGACCACGGTTTCGTAGTCCGGGATTTCCATCTGTGCCAGTGCCTCGGCGTCGATCACCTCCTGGCCCTGCACAACGTACGTACCTCCAGGAGTGAGGACCATAAGGGGGTCCTCAAGGCGCTTGAACTCCCTGGAGGGAAGTCCGTCTTTCGTCAGGTGCTCGAACAGCTCGGTGGGCACCTCCACGGCCGTTTCACCCTCGCGGATGGTGAGCTGCATCAGCAGGTCATTCGCGAAGATCTTCCAGCCCTGGACAAGGTACGTGTCCCGATCCGTGGCGTAGAGGGTCGGGCACTCTCCCCCTTGGGAGTTCTTGCCAAGGAACCGTAGCTTCATGGTTGCTCTCCTGTCCGATGCCTTGCTCCGGATTGCGCGTCTCCCCGAGCGTCGAGCAGGGGTTCCATGCCGTCAATCCTCTTCCTGCAAACTGGCGCAATCTTCTTGGGGGTTGGGTGCCGGGCCCTCTACGTTCGTCCTCGGACCCAACCCGCACAGGCGGCATCGAGGGGAGAAGCGTGGTGGCAAGCGTGACGGACGAACACGTGAACGCGGGAGCTGAAGCCGACAGCTTGCCCATCGATGTCAAGACGATCACTGAGACCGTCAACCTGGCCTGGAACATGGCCCTCAGCACGTCAACACGCAAGGACATCGACGCCAGA
Coding sequences within it:
- a CDS encoding DUF397 domain-containing protein, with the translated sequence MDLTTEPNWRTSSYTKSDSCVEVADNDTQRVMVRDTKDRERGVLGVRSASWTAFVTYSKDMLP
- a CDS encoding helix-turn-helix domain-containing protein; its protein translation is MNNQAQETREALGARLRGFRKDAGFSSGRAFAAATGWQESKVSRIENGKQNASEGDIRVWCEKTGHEAEVQDLIATVRHIDELWLEWRRLLQTGAEGRQKQALPLYRKTKVFRIWEPNVVWGTLQTAEYAEAIFDEVSRLYDTPGDMEAAVAKRLERQQYLYQGDRIFNVLLGEQALYSNHGGSEVMRAQLDRLLAVLALPRLSLGIVPRSAPLNTWIGHGFVMFDDKRVMLETFSAEMVVTQPREIDIYMRVFESHRRSAVYGQTARDLVLAAIQHFARMATN
- a CDS encoding DUF6879 family protein gives rise to the protein MELTSSAERNRLFDSCAHGAFHLELRDDYSVPVEDGPYASWLRGEPLDHSYMVPWTQLVRRVTDAGKTVRRVRVVTEPHTPYIQWEYVTAHVNEEAGESVRWFPRHQLPEDLNFPADGRDWWLFDDSIIAVGHFSNSGRFLGNELIDTPAVVAECVRVRDLLWASAIPHPEYKP